Proteins from one Pseudomonas bijieensis genomic window:
- a CDS encoding ABC transporter substrate-binding protein: MLLRAALAGLVLASLTLPAQAETIRIAIGTQDTTINCAAGGLLIRELGLLDKYLPHDGAYKDAQYDIQWKNFTSGAPLTNEMVAGKLDFGAMADFPGAFNGVAFETAGKHSLFISVLSGSTRGSGNGIVVPSASGVQSLAELKGKTISVPFASTAHGMLLRAVAAQGWDPLKDVNIIAQPPEVAGSALQAGKIDAHADFVPFAELFPSRGFARKIYDGAQAGAPTFHGALVDQAYARKYPEIVVAYLRASIEANQLLSAEPEKYSELIAKVTGVDAEVNYLFHGPLGVQTRDLTWKPEYRQAVGTAIDTLKLLKKADRGLDLNTFIDDQYIRAAFKASNLDYTAQLANYAQTPLSTTDALTGKAISDFSRVAEIWVRGEPKVRHYASAQSAFAALASLKQEGKGIRAVYAQASDSGIKLLAEQAWFASDAKGQLSAFLLKGQAQQFATAQGGKVLDFSEATIQAVAAR, from the coding sequence CGCCGGTCTGGTACTGGCTTCATTGACCTTGCCTGCTCAGGCAGAAACCATCCGTATCGCCATCGGCACCCAGGACACCACCATCAACTGCGCCGCCGGCGGGTTGCTGATTCGGGAGCTGGGCCTGTTGGATAAATACTTGCCCCACGACGGCGCCTACAAGGACGCCCAGTACGACATCCAGTGGAAAAACTTCACCAGCGGCGCGCCGCTGACCAACGAGATGGTCGCCGGTAAGCTCGACTTCGGCGCCATGGCCGATTTCCCCGGGGCGTTCAACGGCGTGGCGTTCGAAACCGCCGGCAAGCACAGCCTGTTCATCAGCGTGCTGTCGGGCAGCACCCGGGGCAGTGGCAACGGCATCGTGGTGCCGAGTGCATCGGGTGTGCAGTCGTTGGCTGAGCTCAAGGGCAAGACCATTTCCGTGCCGTTCGCCTCCACCGCCCACGGCATGTTGCTGCGTGCCGTCGCGGCCCAGGGTTGGGACCCGCTCAAGGACGTCAATATCATCGCCCAGCCGCCGGAAGTGGCCGGCTCCGCGTTACAAGCCGGCAAGATCGACGCTCACGCCGACTTCGTGCCGTTCGCCGAACTGTTCCCCAGCCGCGGTTTCGCCCGCAAGATCTACGACGGTGCCCAGGCCGGCGCGCCGACGTTCCACGGTGCGCTGGTGGATCAGGCCTACGCAAGGAAATACCCGGAAATCGTCGTCGCTTACCTGCGCGCGAGCATCGAGGCCAATCAGTTGCTGAGCGCCGAACCTGAGAAGTACAGCGAGTTGATCGCCAAGGTCACCGGCGTGGATGCCGAGGTCAATTACCTGTTCCACGGGCCGTTGGGCGTACAGACCCGCGACCTGACCTGGAAACCGGAGTACCGCCAAGCGGTCGGCACCGCTATCGATACCCTCAAGCTGCTGAAGAAAGCCGATCGTGGCCTGGACCTCAATACCTTCATCGATGACCAGTACATCCGCGCCGCGTTCAAGGCGTCGAATCTGGACTACACCGCGCAACTGGCTAACTACGCCCAGACACCGCTAAGTACGACCGATGCCCTGACCGGCAAAGCCATCAGCGATTTCAGTCGCGTGGCCGAGATCTGGGTACGCGGCGAGCCGAAAGTGCGCCATTACGCCTCGGCCCAATCGGCCTTCGCCGCGCTGGCGAGCCTCAAGCAGGAGGGCAAGGGCATCCGCGCCGTCTATGCCCAGGCCAGCGACAGCGGGATCAAGCTGCTGGCCGAACAGGCGTGGTTCGCCAGTGACGCCAAGGGCCAGCTCAGCGCGTTCCTGCTCAAGGGCCAGGCCCAGCAGTTCGCCACGGCCCAGGGTGGCAAGGTCTTGGACTTCAGCGAGGCCACCATCCAGGCGGTTGCTGCCCGCTGA
- the imuA gene encoding translesion DNA synthesis-associated protein ImuA, producing MGAVVALDTLFNGGQVWKGRPAPPAASPQPTGHAALDAALPSGGWPEAALTELLIAAPGVGELQLVWPTLARLSVAGERIVLVAPPFVPYPQAWQSAGIDLRQMSVIQADEREALWATEQCLRSGSCGAVLCWPRQADDRALRRLQVAAETGQTLAFAWRSIQEAINPSPAALRIAIDTRPAQLRVLKCRGGLARSAPIAFSPQTGH from the coding sequence ATGGGCGCGGTCGTTGCTCTGGACACGCTGTTCAACGGCGGCCAGGTCTGGAAGGGCCGGCCTGCGCCGCCGGCCGCCAGCCCGCAACCTACTGGCCATGCTGCTCTGGACGCGGCATTGCCCAGTGGCGGCTGGCCGGAAGCGGCGTTGACGGAGCTGCTCATCGCCGCCCCAGGCGTGGGCGAGTTGCAACTGGTGTGGCCGACCCTGGCGCGGCTGTCGGTGGCGGGGGAGCGGATTGTGCTGGTGGCGCCACCGTTCGTGCCCTATCCCCAGGCCTGGCAGAGCGCCGGTATCGACCTGCGCCAAATGTCGGTGATCCAGGCTGATGAACGCGAGGCCCTGTGGGCTACCGAACAATGCCTGCGTTCGGGCAGTTGTGGCGCGGTGCTGTGCTGGCCTCGCCAGGCGGACGACCGGGCCTTGCGCCGCTTGCAAGTGGCGGCGGAAACCGGTCAGACCCTGGCGTTCGCCTGGCGCTCGATCCAGGAAGCCATCAACCCGTCGCCGGCGGCCTTGCGCATTGCCATCGATACCCGGCCAGCGCAATTGCGCGTGCTCAAGTGCCGGGGCGGGCTGGCCCGTTCGGCACCGATCGCTTTTTCCCCACAGACAGGGCATTGA
- a CDS encoding HEAT repeat domain-containing protein codes for MTSLFEDTDNDDILALQPRLTDEDPGVRRIALIELADLEEPEGLLWLVDRLAEDPSAEVRAEAARLLEAWEDAPVVAALCVALTDPSPSVQAAAAQSLSLLKSEAAGRVILPWTAHADAGVRVAAFRALRELRLLDAAPAAIIALADGDASVRREAVGVLGWLKHLDALPALARLASDDPDTEVRRAATGALGLASDAQVLPALRQALRDPAWAVREEAATTLGKVGHADAGPALVEALADDYWQVRLRATRSLGRLRYVPALAALIETLGHRISNLRKEAALALGELTDHAAIPALQAARDDGDPEVRKAVRIALGQLQ; via the coding sequence ATGACCTCTCTATTCGAAGACACTGATAACGACGACATCCTCGCCCTGCAACCGCGCCTGACCGACGAGGACCCTGGCGTGCGCCGCATCGCCCTGATCGAGCTGGCCGACCTTGAGGAACCTGAAGGCCTGCTGTGGCTGGTGGATCGCCTGGCCGAGGACCCCAGTGCCGAGGTGCGCGCCGAGGCCGCACGATTGCTCGAAGCCTGGGAAGACGCACCGGTGGTGGCGGCCCTGTGCGTGGCCCTGACGGATCCGTCGCCGAGCGTGCAGGCCGCTGCCGCCCAGAGCCTGAGCCTGCTCAAGAGTGAGGCGGCAGGAAGGGTGATCCTGCCCTGGACGGCCCATGCGGATGCCGGTGTGCGCGTCGCGGCGTTCAGGGCCTTGCGCGAGTTACGCCTGCTCGACGCGGCACCGGCTGCAATCATCGCCCTGGCTGACGGCGATGCCAGCGTGCGGCGCGAGGCGGTCGGCGTGCTGGGTTGGCTCAAGCACCTCGACGCCTTGCCGGCCCTGGCCCGGTTGGCCAGTGATGATCCAGACACCGAGGTGCGCCGCGCCGCCACTGGCGCCCTTGGCCTGGCTTCGGACGCACAGGTCTTGCCGGCGCTGCGCCAGGCGCTGCGGGATCCGGCCTGGGCGGTGCGCGAAGAAGCCGCCACCACCCTGGGCAAGGTCGGTCACGCCGATGCCGGCCCGGCCCTGGTCGAGGCGCTGGCCGATGATTATTGGCAAGTGCGTTTGCGGGCGACCCGCAGCCTGGGGCGTTTGCGCTATGTTCCGGCGTTGGCGGCCTTGATCGAGACCCTGGGCCATCGGATCAGCAATTTGCGCAAGGAGGCGGCCCTGGCCTTGGGCGAATTGACCGATCACGCTGCCATCCCGGCGTTGCAGGCAGCGCGGGACGATGGCGACCCGGAAGTGCGCAAGGCTGTGCGCATTGCCCTGGGGCAGTTGCAATGA
- a CDS encoding ABC transporter ATP-binding protein — MSVMQTPEGRIDIRQLSIVLGQGAQAFEAVQGLDCQIEAGQFVCVLGPSGCGKSTLLGALAGHLQPRTGSLNVDGLSVCGPSPQRGMVFQQHTLFPWRTVRDNVAFGLKMRGLGKVERHRAADEILALVGLEGFAGHWPDQLSGGMQQRVEIARVLVNRPRLLLMDEPFGALDALTRLNMQELLLDIWTRIRTTVVFVTHDIDEALFLADRLLVMSPRPGRIIEDLRLDFPRPRTTALVTSPEFSRLKGHCLELLRHEDGRQLPRLNPLGLPPETSLPRFAL; from the coding sequence ATGAGCGTGATGCAAACCCCCGAAGGACGGATCGATATCCGTCAGTTGTCCATTGTCCTGGGCCAGGGCGCCCAGGCCTTCGAAGCGGTCCAAGGGCTCGATTGCCAGATCGAGGCGGGCCAGTTCGTCTGTGTCCTCGGGCCGTCCGGTTGCGGCAAATCCACCTTGCTTGGGGCCTTGGCCGGGCATCTGCAACCGCGCACCGGCAGCTTGAATGTCGACGGCTTGAGCGTTTGTGGCCCGTCGCCCCAACGCGGCATGGTGTTCCAGCAACACACGCTGTTTCCCTGGCGCACCGTGCGTGACAACGTCGCCTTCGGCCTGAAGATGCGCGGCCTGGGCAAGGTCGAACGGCACCGGGCCGCCGATGAAATCCTCGCGCTGGTGGGCCTGGAAGGTTTCGCCGGGCACTGGCCGGACCAACTCTCCGGGGGCATGCAGCAACGAGTGGAGATCGCCCGGGTGCTGGTCAACCGTCCACGGCTGCTGCTGATGGACGAACCCTTCGGCGCGCTGGATGCCTTGACCCGGTTGAACATGCAGGAGCTGCTACTGGACATCTGGACCCGCATCCGTACCACCGTGGTGTTCGTCACCCATGACATCGACGAAGCGCTGTTCCTGGCCGACCGCTTGCTGGTGATGAGCCCGCGTCCCGGTCGGATCATCGAGGATCTGCGCCTGGACTTTCCACGGCCACGCACGACCGCACTGGTGACCAGCCCTGAATTCTCCCGCTTGAAGGGCCACTGCCTCGAGCTGCTGCGCCATGAAGACGGCCGGCAGTTGCCGCGCCTCAACCCACTCGGGCTTCCCCCTGAAACCTCCTTGCCGCGATTTGCCCTATGA
- the lexA gene encoding transcriptional repressor LexA has product MYSMTTLTPRRTAILTFIRERIADQGQPPSLAEISEAFGFASRSVARKHVLALTEAGFIEVNPHQARGIRLLNQPPRPELLDVPVLGRVAAGLPIGADAEVHSRLMLDPAIFTKAPDYLLRVQGDSMIEDGILDGDLVGVQRTPQASNGQIVVARLDGEVTIKRFERIGERVRLLPRNPAYHPIIVEADQDLAIEGVFCGLVRQG; this is encoded by the coding sequence ATGTACTCCATGACGACTCTCACCCCCCGCCGTACCGCCATCCTGACCTTCATCCGCGAGCGCATCGCCGATCAGGGTCAGCCTCCCAGCCTCGCTGAAATCAGCGAGGCGTTCGGTTTTGCTTCCCGTAGCGTGGCGCGCAAGCATGTGCTGGCGTTGACCGAGGCCGGTTTCATCGAGGTCAATCCGCACCAGGCTCGAGGCATTCGCTTGCTGAACCAGCCGCCACGGCCCGAGTTGCTCGACGTACCGGTGCTGGGGCGAGTGGCTGCCGGGCTGCCGATCGGCGCCGACGCCGAGGTTCACAGCCGCCTGATGCTGGACCCGGCGATTTTCACCAAGGCGCCGGATTACCTGCTGCGGGTCCAGGGCGACTCGATGATCGAAGACGGCATTCTTGACGGTGACCTGGTAGGCGTGCAGCGCACGCCCCAGGCCTCTAACGGGCAGATCGTCGTGGCGCGCCTGGACGGTGAAGTCACTATCAAGCGGTTCGAGCGCATCGGCGAGCGAGTGCGTTTGCTGCCGCGCAACCCGGCCTACCATCCGATCATCGTCGAGGCCGATCAGGACCTGGCGATAGAAGGGGTGTTCTGCGGCTTGGTGAGGCAAGGTTGA
- a CDS encoding DUF971 domain-containing protein: MSPLAIGNSQGTGQLRLDWPDGREQRLDHAQLRRQCPCSQCRAFRLQGLTVQVDTRVRVVEVNAQGYGVQLVFSDGHERGIFPWAYLAGL, encoded by the coding sequence ATGAGTCCGCTGGCGATTGGTAATTCCCAGGGCACAGGGCAACTGAGGCTTGACTGGCCCGATGGGCGTGAACAGCGTCTGGATCATGCTCAGTTACGCCGGCAGTGTCCTTGTTCTCAGTGCCGGGCGTTTCGTTTGCAGGGGCTGACGGTTCAGGTTGATACGCGGGTTCGGGTGGTTGAGGTCAATGCCCAGGGGTATGGGGTGCAATTGGTGTTCAGTGATGGGCATGAGCGGGGGATTTTTCCCTGGGCTTATCTGGCGGGGTTGTAG
- a CDS encoding ABC transporter permease — protein MYPSPKRWLPRAASLLLCLLFWQLAANGHWDLGLVTFANVPTPLAVVQAALGLGDSGNLPRHLGSSLGRVFAGYGAALLIGVALGLAIGRSKWAEDLLLPPLEVLRPIPAVAWIPLAILMFPSSELSMVFITFTGALFPILLNTVHGVEGVDRRLIASAKSLGAGRRAILLEVILPGAAPSIITGLAIGMGTSWFCLVTAEMIAGQYGIGYYTWASYTVQNYADIVVGMLLIGVLGMGSSLLIKRLGGLFTPWHRPRGKA, from the coding sequence GTGTATCCATCACCCAAACGCTGGCTCCCGCGAGCCGCTTCCCTGTTGCTCTGCCTGCTGTTCTGGCAACTCGCCGCGAACGGCCACTGGGACCTCGGCCTGGTGACCTTCGCCAACGTCCCGACCCCATTGGCGGTGGTCCAGGCGGCGCTGGGTCTGGGGGACTCCGGCAATCTCCCCCGGCACCTGGGCAGTAGCCTGGGACGGGTCTTTGCCGGTTACGGCGCGGCGTTGTTGATCGGCGTGGCCCTGGGCCTGGCCATCGGCCGTTCGAAATGGGCCGAAGACCTGTTGCTGCCGCCGCTGGAAGTGCTGCGGCCGATCCCGGCGGTGGCCTGGATTCCCCTGGCGATCCTGATGTTTCCTTCGTCGGAGCTATCGATGGTGTTCATCACCTTCACCGGCGCGCTGTTCCCGATCCTGCTCAACACCGTGCACGGCGTCGAAGGAGTGGACCGGCGGCTGATCGCGTCGGCGAAAAGCCTGGGAGCCGGGCGCCGGGCGATCCTGTTGGAGGTGATCCTGCCGGGCGCCGCGCCGAGCATCATCACCGGCCTGGCCATCGGCATGGGCACGTCCTGGTTCTGCCTGGTGACGGCGGAAATGATCGCCGGCCAGTACGGCATCGGCTACTACACCTGGGCTTCCTACACCGTGCAGAACTACGCCGACATCGTCGTCGGCATGTTGCTGATCGGTGTGTTGGGCATGGGCAGCAGCTTGTTGATCAAGCGCCTGGGCGGGCTGTTCACGCCTTGGCACCGACCACGAGGAAAAGCCTGA